The Archocentrus centrarchus isolate MPI-CPG fArcCen1 chromosome 12, fArcCen1, whole genome shotgun sequence nucleotide sequence GCAAGCAAAACAAGCGCAGGGCTCATATGAATCCTTTGCTATAAGGCTAAActgaataaacacatttttcaaatttacaaggttacagtgctgtaaaagtttatttttgcatatttgtcacacttacatgctACAGAGCATCAAACAAATAATAttagaatataaaaatatatttaaaaaaaaaaattagacaaagGCAACCggagtaaacacaaaatgcagttttgaaaTGGCTGGCCTTGtgtggaaaaagtaattgccctgcttgttaaatcataaattaactgtgattaatcaaatttttttctggaaagctgagttcaactTCACTGGCCACACTCAGCTCACTGATGACtgatccaggaggtcacaaaagaacccagaacaggATCTAAAGGGTGGTTGTTGTGTGATGGTCTGTGGCTGCTTTGCTACTTCAGGACTTGGATGACTTGTGGTGATtcatggaaccatgaattctgctctctgaaGGAGAAAGTCcaaccatcagtttgtgccctgaagttTAAgcgcacttgggttatgcagcaggacaatgatccaaaatacagaagcaagttcaccaaaaaaaaaacaaaaacaacccacAAAGGTTTTAGAGTGGCCTAcacaaagtctggacttaaatcagactgagaagctttggcatgaccttaaacgaGTCGTTCATGCTCAAAACCCTTCAATatagctgaattaaaacaattctgcagttGTCATTGCCAAGGgtgacacaaccagttattgGGTTACTTTTTGAAATAGAGCCAGGTAAGTtggttaatgttttttttcccttttaataaatgaaatcctcATTTAAAACTGCCTTTTCTATTTACGTGGGTTATGTTTGTCTATTAATTTGTCTGAAAATCtgaaagtgtgacaaatatgcaaaaacctAAGAagtcaggaagggggcaaatactttctcACAGCATCATATATACCTTAAAATATATTATCTCTAAGTGTTGCCTGTTTATTATGACACTTTGTGCTAAACTACATGATATTCTGCACAAATAATTGTTGCAGGGAGCATTCATTCCTTATTCATAAGCCTGCATTTTGGGTCAACATGTATTATTCAGTGGGAACAGTTCTGTCTAAAAGTTTGATTTGCAGGCTTTTTGTATCTTTTCTGAAGTGAACATATAATGCTTGGAATGAGGTTGAGCATATTACCCACAATATTTGGACTTGAGGCGCCCTGAAGTCAGTCTGGGATTTCatgaacaaaagcaaacaactgAGCCGGcttaaaaatggaagaaacGTGGCAAGTCCCTCTCCGGTGCTTGCTACAAACTACTACAAAATTATATGTAAGTGTACCAAGGAGATTAGGTGCTGTATGTGGGATAGTTATTACAAATTTATACACAGTTACTTCGTGCAATCATCGCAGAGATTTGAGGAAGAGCTGGAACAAGCAGATGGTGATGCATAAAGATCAGGGTGGTTTTACTTTTAAATCCTTAAGATtctttacacaaacacaaatagaaAGAAGTGGGTGTTAAGGGGTTTGAGACGAAGATCACATCAAGTATTAGTTTGaatatgtttttctgtttgctgaAATTTGCATAAAGTTAACCAGtaaatagaaaacaaattattatattatttattactgCAGTTTGCACTACTCTCATGCACAAtctgtcttatttttttactcttttttttttaacttaaattcattttttattttctgttttctttttttaatattactgTTGTATTTATAAAAGTTTTGCATAGTATAAGACCCTTACTATGCACCTGTGAGAGTTTTACTATgttgtttatttgctttgttgTATATTGTAGACtgcattattttattctttatccTGCTGCAACGCAATAGTTTCCCTTTAtgcagcatgtctcattcaaccattcagacacacattcatacaagtactTTCTATCACACACgcgcgtgcgcgcgcgcacgcacgcactcCGATAGACGCATCGGGAGCagctcggggttcagtatcttgtccaaggactctttggcatgcagactggagcagccatcAAACCACCTACTTTCCGATTgatagatgacctgctctacctcctgatttACAGTCACCCCGTAATGTAATTTAACAAAAAGggggggaaagaggaagaaagaaagaaaaaatagcgtcaaataaaaacaagaaatgagAGAGAGCGCCCGAGACCggggtgcttttattttgaaagctttATGATTTACTGCTTCCGCCTGGCTCGGCCACAGATCTTTGTAGGAGCCGACGGACTCGCTCGGATCCAGCCGTCTTGCGGCTTTCTTCTCCTGTGGTAGTTCTCCGGGCACCGGCCTGATGTCCGACCTACCTCAGCTTCTGAAACCTGTTTGACAAATGTTTCACCGGTGTGcggaagaggagagagacaccAGCTTTATCCGAACATGTGGGTATTTCCTTAATATTcagcgtgtttgtgtgtatgtgtgtaaccAGTTAGCTGCCGCAGACTGCTAACTGGGCACCGACATGAGACATCGTTTCCCGTCCTCGCTCTGCTGACTCTGCTCTGGAGAGGACCACCTAACGAAAGGTCGCTCTGGGGTTCGGATTGCATGTAATTGTATCTGTGTTACAGCCTCGAACTGATTTATGTAGCCAATGAAATATTCtcaatcattttaaaatccgCTTTGTCTACAGCTGAAGGCCAGCGAGGTGCTCTGGCATTTTAGCACCAACAGTTTTTACTGATAAAACAGTGGAGCTATAAACAGCAGATTAAAACACGGACTTTTCTAGTCAGTTGCGAGCTTTGTCTCGTGGTGGAAAACAAGAAAGCTCAGTTTTCTTGGGGCGTTTCTTTTGTAACTCCCTGTTTCTCGGTTTTTAAGTTTATGAGGAGCTTATTCTTCATCGTATTTTTCTTGTCAGCGTTATTGTCACAGTACCCATGTAAAAGCTGTTGTGATTATGTCAATGTAATATATTTTAGAGCATTACTGTAGTCCTTTCTGACcatataaaaaatattgatatttggcTGACTGTGCACTTCAAACTGGTTACAGGGATACATATATAACATCAGCATAATGTCTTTataaagtagttttaaatgGTTCTTGTCTCAGACCTCTCAGTACagtgaacatgtgtgtgtgtgtgtgtgtgtgtgtgtgtgtgtgtgtgtgtgtgtgtatgtgtgtgtgagcatgacATCATTGGTGTACATGTTTGTGAGTCAGCACCAGTTAGCCCGGGTCCTCTCCATCCTTTGATTTGATAACCCAGGGTTGGGCAGCTGGGCTGAGATCGGAAGCTGTGATAATTCTGTTTGTACAAACAGGCTCTCAAGAATGAGCTCAAATTTAAACAAATCACCAAACGTTAAAACTTTATGACTAAATTTCTTTTACAGAAGGTTCACACTTTTTCCCCTGTCCCAGGCAGTAGTATTGTGGTTGATGACATCTTTAAAGTGCAAGTGAAACAGTGGATTGTGTCCAGAGAAAAAAGTCACTGCTGCTATGTGATGTAGTCTGTAAATTAAGTTATTCTTGACAGCCTAATTTGGACTTTTATCAAAATTAACTAAACACATTAAGGAGTTAATGCCATATGCTGCTGGGAagtactgaaaaaaatgtcCAGTGCTGCAGGAATCCTCCTTTGGAAAGCTAGAATCAGACTAAAGTAGGATTACTCTTTTCATTATCTTCTCAGCTGATACATTATTTCTACCGTACGGTGTCAGAATATGGTGAAAAATACTGATTCCAGTATCTTAAAATTCACATTTAAGCTGTGTGAAGCAACAAGCACAGGCTGGATGCTGTTGACACAACACCAAAATCTGGATAGTTTCAACAACTGTTAACTGGTGAAAGGATCCATGGCGTGCTGTTCCttactcatttttgctgtatTGTGTGCGATAATGGGATGTAGTAGATGTTAGTAAAGTGATGCTCTCTGTTGCATTTGGAGGTCCTGCAAATGTTTGTAGCACTTAGATGGAAATTTGTGAAGTTGTTGCCAGGGGAATATTGAGAGATGTTTCAAACACAAAGGAGTGTATAGAGAGGATCTGTCTAAGTGAATGTAATAAAAGTTCCAGCTTGCAGTAAGTGCTGGGAGGGCTGGTGTCCATCCGGCTTTCCATCCACACATGCACcagtgcaagaaaaaaaaaaagtctataaaCCTTTCCGAATTAtccatatttttaaattaattgctTGTGATTTGGTCTTCATGTAAGTTACAGTAATAGGCAACCATTCTCCAAACCAGTAACGCACAGGGTAATCATTTACAGTTATGGCTGAACCACCATAACTTGAACCACCCCTCGTTTCTTTAGGGGTGACACTTGGCCTTTTTGTGGTTCTTCATGGAAAAATAGGATATAgaagcagtgatttattgaaacatgagcAAACATATGGggatacagtatataaggcaagaACAGAGTTGgtacaattctaacgagcttgaaagtgaatatttggtgtgaccacctttattcttccgcacagcctgaactctctgaggcagctttcttgtaatttctttaagtaatcTTTGGGAATAGTTCTCTAGGCTTCTTGAACACTAATGTTCAAAGAAACCCCTTAAAAGACTGTcacaaagcctggagaactattactcaagaccacttttaaaaaattactagaaagtctgactccttgaaagcaaaatataaggaaatttgtggtggctcaagacttttgcacagtactgttatAACTTGTAGAATCGTTTCTAGTAGCAACAGACCGTCATCAGTCATTTTCTACTGCTGTTTATAGGATTTTGAACAGGAATTTTGAACCCTTCCTTTCTATTAAATTGTTACCGCAAATCATTTGGGTTAAGGTCAGCACTTTGGCTTGGTTTTTCCATAACATGAATCATCTTTGCTGTTTTGTGGTTGGTTGGTTTGAGCCGGGTGATGCAACAGCGTCATGTTGAATCACCCAGCCTATACTAAGTTTCAGTTCATAGAATGCTGATATGAACTTTGAATTCAATGTTTTCTCAAAGATTGCAAGATGTTCTGAAGTCACAGAACATCCCCAACCCACAATGCTGCCTCCACACTGCTTCACTGTCTGGATTAGGGATGGGCATTTTTAAGTAAAAATAATACTCTTCAAAGATCTCCCTCCACCCCAAACTGCTCTCTGGTGACTGTTGCATAGTTGTGGCAGACTTGTGATATGCTAGCTTTGCCTAATAAATTTTTTAAGGAGCTCCATTTTAATTTCCAGCTCCATTCTAATCTCCAGGATCGAAACACGCTATACATCATTAACACCATTCTTACTCAGTGTTTTTCTCATAGTGGACACATAACAAAGATTCTAGCAGGTTTTTGGTTACCATTTGGGTTCTTTCTCATCTCTTTTAGAATTGCATGCTGTGCTCTTGGTGTGATCTTTGCAGTATGCTCAGTCCTGTCCTGAATTCCCTGCATTTGTAGATGGGTTATCTAATGATCACCATAGTCTTTAGAAGTGCTTTGGTTGTGTTTTTTCTACTAAGATCCTTAGAAAGTTGTTGTGATTGACATCTGCGTGATACTAACAAGTCTTTCTTGAAAACAGGTAGGGAGCGGCACTTACACAACCCACACCTCAGGTCCATAATTGGAACACGTCCAAGTAGCTTTTGAAGAGATTATTAGTGTAGTGTACATTTACATGTTCAGTAAAGACAAtaaaaaactttgttttgtcttcaactgtctttgtgctgtttttgtttgtttgtgacaTCACATCATATTTGCCTATTGTTGTGATTATGTGAAAATCAAACCGCATTTAATGAGTAGTCAAAGTATAGTAATTCCAAAGGGTTCGCAAACTTTTTTTcagtgacagaaaaacacattaatagCTAAACTTAAGGCCCTGTTGGCTGTTACATTCAGGAACTGGAGCTTCTTCCTGTGACGTTATAGGTTAACCtgtggagtttgtttttgtttttttgtccctGTGAGATTAGCTATCAGATTTTACTTTAAGGCTCTTTGatatcattttaaaagaaaattctgtatatactgtaaagaGGCACGTCCATTTGTTTTATCACAAAACAAATGGACACTAGTGTCCTTGAGGGAAATTATTGCTGGCTCTGTAATGCATTGGCTGTTCACCTGCACTTCTCTTGACCCATGTAGCAGAGCTTCATTGACAGGGATTGCCTGCACAAAGGCAGCTCTGTCTGAGAAAGAAATTCAGAAGAAATGTACTGGGGTGAGCCTGCAAACAGGAAACCTAGAACACAGTCACTATATTATCCTGTCTTGACCTTTTTCATTTGACACCAGGGAAAGTGAGAGGAAGTTCTTCAGTTCCTCAGAAAAGTCCTTGGTTGAAATTATTAGAGGGATTATATTGGAAAATTTTGGAGTGTGTTTTGTAGATAAGGTAAACTGCTTGCAGACTGGTGTTTATTTTCCTGTGCCaggatgaagtgaaacaaaccTCGGATGTTCTTTTGAACTAAAGATATTAGTGGCACATTGTGACCGAACCGGATCATCTTTTATGACTTTTAGGATTATTTCAGACCCTGGCTTGAAGCTCCTGGAAGAACTTGACAATTAGTTTGTGTTACATGGAACTTTATATGAGCTTATCAGTGAGGCGTGATCTAAGCGACACACCAATTACTTAAAGACAGGAAACTGAAAACGTGCAGCGGTTTTATTGTACTGCAAAACTTGAATTTCAGCGTGTCACGTTGCAAACATAAATGTTTTTGGGCACTTAAAAAAATCTTGTACAGGGAAGTGGAAAACTGCACCGGAGTCAAAGAGAGCCTGTTGTTGAAAAACTTTGAATTGGAATAACTGGTTACAATTAAGGGTACTGTGGTAGCTGTTGGGGTCTCAGTGTGCTGTAATTTCTCTCTTAAAGTAAAGCAGAGGTCTAATCAAGGAGGCCCACGGCGAGTGCACTGCCATTCTGGTTTGAACTGGATAAAAACAGTGCTTTTTTGTGAGGGCTTGAGCAGCTATCTTGTTTCATAAGGTAAAGGGTGGTTGAACAAACAGGGAGAtgcagttttgttgtttttgattcTTCCCTTACTTCATGTtgcaataagaaaaataaatgggaCTGTTACAGTGGAATTTTCTCTCCCACTACAAGAACTGTGTCAACATTAAACTTTATTCTGTGGAGCAGCTTGTTCTAGGGTTATATTACCCTTTGAAATGTCTTGAAGAATAATAAAAAGCTGTTTAGACTCCCTttgtttcccctttttttttttttttttgcattgctcACACGTTTACTGTGTGAAGGAGAAGCCTGGTTGTGGTTTTTACACATGTGCTCAAACGCTGGGGTGTTCTTTGGCTTGGGGGTTTGTTTTAGAGTGGTCAATAGCAGCAGCCTCTTCTCAGAGACCTCTATTTCGCTTCCATTTTTGTaagagaattttaaaatttaaagtgtCTCTCTTGATTTAATTTCAGTGTTCCTGGTCATTctgatcatttatttttttctgtgaaaacaATCTGTTTCACAAAGCTCATCAAGAAATTTGTTTAAGGTGTTTTTGGAGCTTCTTAGGTATCTACATTCAACCATGGCCCTAGGAGGAAACATGTTAAAACCTATTCATTCTGATAAATGGCTACATATCAGGACAGGTGGAGACACCGATTCTGTGTGgacatgcctctgcaatgtGCTGTGGCCCATGCAAGATGTTCAGGAGGTCTTTTCTTTGACTGTAGGGCAAACTATCATGTTGTGTGTGCTTCCAGTCTGGTTACCTACTGATTGGGCTAAGTGAGGCTATCagccttttttttatgttcaaggAGGATTTTTGACATCAAGTAAGAGTAAAGGAACAAGGCTAAAGCAGGCTTTCTTCTAGTGCAAAGGCTGCTGTGACCTTAGACACAGTGGCAAAGTGTTTGGCTACTGTGGGGAATATGTTTCCACTGTATGGATGGTATGCAGGAAATCCAAACAGTTGCTTCTTCAATGGAGCATCTGACTTTGTCTGTTTTATGTATCTGTAAATTGAATATGTCATGGTTTCGGAGAATAATTTGTGACTGTATCCTTGGAGAAAACTGAAGTGGACATTTTTCACTATTTCATGGCATTTTAAAGATGATGAATCAGAAAATAATTAGAGGGTTAAGTCGCAATGCAAATAACAGTTGTATATTTTATGCCAAGTTTTACCCCAAAGCATTAAGGTTTTCAAAACACAgtataatatgtttttaaccTAGTATGTCATGAACTAATCCCCTGTTGTCTCTGCCTTTTTTAGATAAACCATCATGATTCCCATCACTGAGCTCCGGTACTTTGCTGACACCCAGCCAGCTTACCGTATCCTGAAGCCATGGTGGGACGTTTTCACCGACTACATCTCAATCGTCATGCTGATGATTGCAGTGTTCGGTGGGACGTTGCAGGTCACACAGGACAAGATGATCTGCTTGCCTTGCAAGTGGGTCGTCAACATGTCATGTGAGGTCATGCCTATGCCAAATGTGACCATCCCCTATGCACCGGAACCCAAAGGCATTCAGTATGACCTCGACCGACATCAGTATAACTACGTAGATGCAGTCTGCTATGAGAAAAAACTACACTGGTTTGCTAAATATTTCCCCTATCTGGTGCTACTCCACACTTTAATCTTTCTGGCCTGCAGCAACTTCTGGTTTAAGTTCCCTCGCACAAGCTCTAAAGTGGAGCATTTTGTCTCCATCCTCCTTAAGTGCTTCGACTCCCCGTGGACAACCAGAGCTTTGTCTGAGACTGTGGTAGAGGAGAGCGACCCCAAGCCTGTGGGAAAAACAAACGGTTCAATGGACAAAAAGGCGTCAAGTGTGAGCGAGGATGTTGAGGCCAGTGTGCCCATGCTCCAACGAACCAAGTCCAGAATTGAACAAGGAATTGTGGATCGCTCTGAAACTGGAGTTTTAGATAAAAAGGAAGGGGAGCAGGCCAAGGCCCTTTTTGAAAAGGTCAAGAAGTTCAGGATACATGTAGAGGAAGGTGATATAGTGTACCGCCTTTACATACGTCAGACCATTATCAAGGTAATAAAGTTTATACTGATAATTAGCTACACAGCCTACTATGTAAGACACATCAACTTCAATGTGGTGTGCACAGAGAACATTCAGAATCTAACAGGGTACACCGCATTCTATTGCGCTCATCCTTTAGCAACTCTTTTCAGGATTTTGGCCTGTTTCTACATCTCCCTGGTGGTGGTTTATGGTCTCATCTGCATGTATACTCTTTGTTGGATGCTTAGCCGCTCCCTGAAACGATACTCCTTTGAAGCAATCCGTGAGGAAAGCAGTTACAGCGACATCCCAGATGTAAAGAACGACTTTGCCTTCATGCTACACATGATAGATCAGTATGACCCTCTTTACTCCAAGCGCTTTGCTGTATTTCTgtcagaggtgagtgaaaaCAAGCTGAGGCAGCTCAACCTGAACAATGAGTGGACACTGGAGAAACTGCGGCAGCGTATTACCAAGAATTCCCAGGAAAAGCTGGAGCTGCACCTCTTCATGCTCAGTGGGATTCCAGACACAGTGTTTGATCTGGTTGAACTAGAAGTGCTCAAGCTGGAGCTTATTCCAGATGTGACCATCCCCCCAATCATCGCCCAGCTTTCCAACCTGAGGGAAATGTGGCTTTATCACACCCCAGCTAAAATTGAGGCTCCAGCTCTGGCATTTCTAAGAGAAAATCTAAAGTCCCTCCACATTAAATTCACTGATATCAAGGAGATCCCGTTGTGGATCTACAGCTTGAAGAATCTCAGAGAGCTGCATCTAACTGGGAACCTGAGTGCTGAGAATAATCGTTTCATTGTCATCGATGGGCTCAGAGAGCTCAAAAGTCTCAAAGTTCTACGGCTTAAGAGCAACCTTACTAAGCTTCCCCAGGTAGTAACAGATGTGGGTGTGCACCTTCAGAAGCTCTCCATCAACAATGAGGGCACCAAACTGATGGTGCTTAACAGTCTGAAGAAAATGGTCAACCTGACAGAGCTCGAGCTCATTCGCTGCGATCTCGAACGTATTCCGCACTCTATCTTTAGTTTGCACAACCTGCAGGAGATCGACCTGAAGGACAACAATCTGAAGACGATAGAGGAGATCATCAGCTTCCAGCACCTGCACCGCCTTGTGTGCCTGAAGCTGTGGTACAACCAGATTGCCTACATCCCCATTCAGATTGGAACACTTACCAACCTGGAAAGGCTCTATCTAAATAGGAACAAGATAGAGAGGATCCCAAGCCAGCTTTTCTTCTGCCGCAAGTTGCGCTTCTTAGACCTGAGCCACAACAATCTGACCAGCATCCACCCAGATGTGGGATTCCTCCAGAACCTGCAGTATTTTGCTGTGACCGCAAACAGAGTGAGTAGcaaaaaaattgtaaatttgTGCAATGCATGTGCTTATTGTAGTAAAAGTTGTCTCATTCTACGATCATGCTTTCCACCCCTCTATCTTCCTGTTACGTGTCAATAAGGTTAACTTAAAGGCCAGATAAGGTATTGACGAAGGTCAATCCTTATAAATACCTACATGTTCCTGGACAGCTTTAGAATTATAGCTTTGAAGATAACAGTATGACTGCAGTGTTGCCCATCCAAAGACTTCACTTCACAGGTGGGCGACTCAGGTATTTTGACAGATGGCCAAGACTTTGTCTAagacagtggttctcaaatagtggggcgcgccccctTT carries:
- the lrrc8aa gene encoding leucine rich repeat containing 8 VRAC subunit Aa, yielding MIPITELRYFADTQPAYRILKPWWDVFTDYISIVMLMIAVFGGTLQVTQDKMICLPCKWVVNMSCEVMPMPNVTIPYAPEPKGIQYDLDRHQYNYVDAVCYEKKLHWFAKYFPYLVLLHTLIFLACSNFWFKFPRTSSKVEHFVSILLKCFDSPWTTRALSETVVEESDPKPVGKTNGSMDKKASSVSEDVEASVPMLQRTKSRIEQGIVDRSETGVLDKKEGEQAKALFEKVKKFRIHVEEGDIVYRLYIRQTIIKVIKFILIISYTAYYVRHINFNVVCTENIQNLTGYTAFYCAHPLATLFRILACFYISLVVVYGLICMYTLCWMLSRSLKRYSFEAIREESSYSDIPDVKNDFAFMLHMIDQYDPLYSKRFAVFLSEVSENKLRQLNLNNEWTLEKLRQRITKNSQEKLELHLFMLSGIPDTVFDLVELEVLKLELIPDVTIPPIIAQLSNLREMWLYHTPAKIEAPALAFLRENLKSLHIKFTDIKEIPLWIYSLKNLRELHLTGNLSAENNRFIVIDGLRELKSLKVLRLKSNLTKLPQVVTDVGVHLQKLSINNEGTKLMVLNSLKKMVNLTELELIRCDLERIPHSIFSLHNLQEIDLKDNNLKTIEEIISFQHLHRLVCLKLWYNQIAYIPIQIGTLTNLERLYLNRNKIERIPSQLFFCRKLRFLDLSHNNLTSIHPDVGFLQNLQYFAVTANRIETLPPELFQCKKLRTLNLGNNCLQTLPSRFGELTGLTQLELRGNRLECLPVELGECRLLKRSGLVVEEDLFNTLPPEVKEQLWRADKEQA